Genomic DNA from Limanda limanda chromosome 8, fLimLim1.1, whole genome shotgun sequence:
GGCATCCAATGAGTGGAGGTCGCTGATTGAGATGGGCGTGCTGTGTCCTttagctctcagtcaggctcacctccctgctcctcccaCTCCgctacttctggtttcaaataCCAAAATGCCAAACTCGAGGCTTCAAGATGGTGGCTCACAAACCAGTGGGTGACGTCATGGCGAGTTGCCATTTGGAAATGATAACATGAGGGTCGATGGTTCATcatgaaaatgtgaaacaatATGTAGGAAATCCAACTTTTTACATTTCCAACTTATTAAATTCACACGGGACACAGCCACGTGTGATGTGAACGTGGGGAGGACACTGTTAACGATTCAGGGTCAGAGGCTGGGAGCACACAAGTGCCAATATCAAACCTGACACTCCAACCTTGAGAGTGTACTGAATGCTTGACTGACGTGGGCTCTGATACACACCAGCCTCATGGGAGAATGTTCAGAGCCCTGTGTCTATCACATGTCACAGGCTCCATTAAAGGATTGGAACAGTGAAGGTAAAGCAGACAATTGCATGGGGCCCTGAGCTGAGAGCCTCTTTAAATTCTATGACAGTAGTCTGTAACACCACCATGGTCAGAGAGACTCTAACAAGAACCCATGACACAAACCTTCTGCCAAAAGCTTCATGGTTTTACCGGTTTGGTTGAAGACTAGAATGAATAAATGTGTATGAAAGAAGGGCCTGACATGGTGGTGGAGATTCACACTGCATGCACTTTGTTCAACGGCTCAATGTAGGGCCCCCACCACCTTTTTTGCCTGGGAGTCCCAAAGTCCCTTATCAAACTCCCGTACATAAGCATCTCATAAACATATCCCACCCATTATACTCTGGCTGAGATTGTAACAGACATAGTTCATGCATAACTCAGTGTGTCCACCTATAGAGGGCTCTTCACACAGAGGGTTTTTATTGAAGAAAAgtaaacatgaaaacaagttaCTACAGGAGCAAGCCTAAAGGGTTTTACACTCAGCACCTGTCATTATTCTCGATTTCAACCTCAACAACTGCAGGGAGGGCGGTATGGCTGCTGTATTAAGATACAATAAAAGGCATCCGTTTTTGGAAAGAAAATCAGGATTAGAATTTTTCCCTTCGAGGATGGCTTCATTTGGCTGCAAGAAACACAATTAGTGGATTTTAATTTAGCAAATGATTGGACGTGCACACAACCGTCAGTGAATGCCGAGCCCAGAAGTCTCGTGGGATACCGTTCCTCCATGACGAATATAGTTGTTTTTATCTTCAACATACAGACAAAGAGTTTCTGTGCCCAATGAAAAATGAAACATGAGAATCTTTTACAGGAACCTACTGTAGCTCGGTCCATTAGAGCTCCCATATCTCATTTCAAAATTATAAGAGCACCGTCAGCTGTGAGAGTGTGATAACGGCTGAATGtctatatatttaaatgctCTGCACATTTCAGCCAGTGCAACACTTTGattcaaaataattcaaatatatCTAAGGCCAGGCCAGTGAAAACAAGtggattttggtggtcaaaaaTCTAAGTCATTGTGACCTTTCAAAGctgatgaactgattagagTTGGGTACTCAGAGGTCAAAACtctcaaacatgttttttggcTTCTTAAACATGGTAATTCAAGTCTGCACTCTgggaatttcttcatattttcttACTCGGACTCGGAGATGAACTGATTACGTTTCTGTAGAAAATTGTCAAATGTCAAGGTGACCTCATATCagtcttttatatttaaaattgtattcacTAGTTGGCGGAGGCAGTCAACCATATGGCGGTAGTCTAGTTGTTGGTATGATTTGTTAATCACAGTACAGATCCAGTAGGAGGTAGTTGTCACAAATAGCTGTATTTGCTCTGCATAAAatctatgtgtgtattctaATATTTTTTAGAAATTTACATATATAATGTCTCTATGTTATAAATAAGCAAtagttgttgttcttgtctcCACAATCACAGTACTGTTAACATTACAGTGCAGCTGTTTCAACAGCCCTGCAGCCATTCCTCTTACTGTCCCATCGGATCAGGTGATGAATCATTAATCACATTTAGATTGAGGGAAACATTTGATTCTGCACCTGTAGATCCTCATTCCCAGCTTGTCTCAGAGACTCCCTTTGTTCCTGTCTCCTCCCAGATGCATGTAAGTGATTGGCACTGCATGGGTGGCATGGTGCTACAGTGGTTACAATGACCCCTCACAGGAACAAGTGgtttgtgtggagtttgcatgttttcccaTGTCCGCGTCAGTCTTCTCTATGTACAGCTGTTTCCTCCCACATTTAGAGGTTCTGAATTGTCGCGGTGATCCTCAATTGATAGGATGGACAGCACTTACATCATGATGGCAGATGTTATCCATTAAAAAGTCACAGGCCTGATCCCAGAGGAGCAATGACTTGAGGCACCTATTCTCTCTGTCTAACTGATGGAAGTTCATTGCTAAGCAGCACCGTTCTCCTCTTGTCCCGCAGATGTTTATATTTCACAATGTGACCATCACAGTCCCAGAGAACTTCACCCAGTGCACCACCCACGGCAGCTTTGTGCAGCACTGGCAGGAGACACTCTACAACATGTTCACGTTCGtgtgcctcttcctcctcccactgGTCATCATGATCTTCTGTTACACCCGGATCCTTGTGGAGATATCCAGCCGCATGGCTTGTGGGAACTGTGAGTCTGGTGTTTTCTAATAATGCCTGCTGTCACATGAGAACTTGTGCGTGAcaaagatgtttgttttcttctagtGGTGTCCAGAGACGTCCATCTCCGACGTTCTCACAACAACATCCCCAAAGCTCGGATGAGGACTCTCAAGATGAGCATTGTCATCGTGACGTCATTCATCATCTGCTGGACACCGTACTACCTGCTGGGCCTGTGGTACTGGCTGTTCCctgagaagatggaggagacgGTTTCCCACTCGCTGACTCACATGCTGTTCATCTTCGGCCTCTTCAACGCCTGTCTTGACCCCATCACTTACGGCTTGTTCACCATTCATCTCCGCCAGGGCATGAAGCGGTGCAGCCGAAGTACGATCACACAGGCAGAGTTAGAAAACAACACTTGCCTCGTACACATGGCACGGCTGTCATCTCACAGGCGGATCGCCTCAGGTGGCAACAATACAGGTGTCGAGGAGGCGAACAACAAGAGCAGAACGGAAGGAGCCTCAAGGCCAATCATCCCAGTGAGCAAGATCGCTTAGAGCATTTGAATGAAAATAATCTATGCTTTTAATCAGCGCTGAGTGTTGTATTGACTAGCGATAACAGCTAGTAGAGCGATTATGAAATACTGTGggtcaaaaaaaaaatgcttgtgTGTTATTGTCAGACGAACTTGCTCAGTTTTGTCCAATTGATGGGAGTCAGTGCCGCAGTTCATCCCGCTCCATGTCTGTACTGTCTTGGATGCCAGTGATCTGAAATGTGCcgtttttctcttcttcaacATGTTTACCATCACCGTGATTGACGTTGCACTTCCCGCAGACTGTCGCGCTTTTCAGGAAGCTTCACGGCCTGTTTGGGTTTCGGTTCAAACTCAGGTTGAGCTGACAAATCTGTTTAAAGTCActgcaaaatgtcaaaaaatatcTTGCGCCAAAGTATTCCCCCACCACTCTGGATAATAGAGGTTTGAAAACGAACTCTGCATAGCTGTAAATTATGCACACTCACAATCAGACTAATACACAGGCACAGACATACATGCACAGAAGCATGTGCACGCTTGACACACACCCACCGATCTTATCAttcactttattattttcttgGGTCAAAGAAACCATAGAAACAATCTGTGCgaatcattaaataaattataggCTACCTGTGATTCAACGTCATTGCCTCtgctttttcacatttttatcacAGCCTATATTGGTTCTTTTGCTATAAGGTCCTGTGCTCCGTCGCTTATTGACTGAAATCTGCTCCAACACGATACTCATGGTGCTTCGTGTGCAGTAAAAAAGACTTGTGTTATGTTTCACAGCAAACATGAAAGTTGTATCATGATCTTTATTAACAATAACAGCCTTTTAAAATAATTACGTAAAACAGACGTACGTATTGAATGTACCGGCAGAACATGTGGCTTAATTTGTCTGAAATCAGTTCAGTGTTTACTGTGttgcacaaactcacacaggaGATGAGGCTCTGTGAAGTAACTGTAATTTATTATgacatttaatatattttatatttgtattagaGATGTGAATTGTGTTGCTTCCTGTGACTGAGAAATGGTTAAGAAAACAGCATGaattaaatttaaaactttaaaaacgcattattgagaaaaaataaactctTATTTTACTTATGTGTTTTtaagacaaaaagagaaaataaaaataatttgtttgcaTGATATTGTTTCGTTTCTGTAAATTCTGCAAGATGTGGTGATGTTAACAtgcaatttgtttgtttgttgaataaaaaaaaactgtcatcaCCTGAAAATGGCTCAGTGAAAAGGTTTTGCTGCAGTATGGCTTCTGCCTTCTCCTTTTTTGCCACTAGAATGAAAAACCCTGATCTCATACTATCCATTTTTTGACAGCTACAACAATTTTGTATTATCTGGCACTTGTGAACTTGTAACCTCgctaatgaaatgaaaatccaAGCAAATATTTCAGTGACCCGAGTTCAGCAGCAGTGCTCATTAAATTTAATTATAAACGCACCAATATTGCTGCAGAGTAAAGAATGATGTAgttgtctctcgctctctcacctTAATTACCCAGTTCTCACTGCCTGTTCCATTCAGCGTCTGCCCTGGAGCTTTCAGTCACATCATATGAGCAGATGGAGTTTTCAAGGATTTATGTTAGGATTTTTGTCGTGGCCTTAAAAGCTGATGTTCAAAGTTGACAGCCACTAAATGGGGATTCTGCTCAGACCTTTTTCTTCCACTAcatgttttcaaagtaaagaaCGAACCCCGAACCTCAGCTTGTGAAACCAAAATCAACAAAAGTCCATGAAATGTTCAGACATTCCAAAATTGGGAAATTCTGTGAAACTGGGACAGTTTTCCTCTTAGTAATTGCATCTCTTACTCACCTATGATCTCTGTGATCACTGACAAAAACCTCAGCTACTTACAGCCGGCTGGACAGAGACGTCCAGAAAATGTCCCTTATTGCAGAATCACAGTACGTTCCATTCCCAGACTCTTTACTAATAACTCTGTGTTGCTACCATTGACCATCTCAACTTCCTTTCACTATACGAAAAGAAAGCCAGAATATCACGGAcatgatatatgatataaagATATCTTGTCTCATGCTGGTGACGTCTTTGGAGCCAGAGACTCTGTGCAGTATAGTAATGTGGGTTTGAAGTAAGGGTTCCAGGTCCCACAGAAACATCTGCTCAACCAATCACGCGCCAGTCgcaactgtcaatcatgatgtttcaccctgtttccaTAGCAGATGTGCTCCCTGTGAGGAATAATACTTTGATAAACTAATTAAGTTCTTTACTCAAGTCTTTTTTGAGGAGTGatcacatggaaacaaaaaaGCTAAAACAATGACAGGAGAAATACAGCTGCTGTCAGTCATTAGAAGGAGCGTGTTCAGAGACATTTCATGCATTATCactcaaactgtttttttccagtGTGACACTAGTGAGCCACACAATTCTGCAAAGCTGCTTAACCTAGAAAGTTTCCTTGATGTTTCCTACAGAGAGCTGTCATCTGGATAATTAAGTTATTTAGGGTGAAAAATTAACATTTCAATACACCAGATGTGAACcaattatgttttatgtttatctACATTCTGCACTCCCTGACACTTATAAGCGTATTGTCTCGGATGAAATTGGCAGAATACAACTTTAATTTATCTCTTACACctgcacacatttaaatatgcaTCATGCATTAATGCCTGTCATAGATACACAAGCATGACTATAATTAAACTCTGGCTTTATAGTTGAGACAAATTAAAAGTCACAGCCTGGGCTGTCGTTCTTGGCAGTGAACAGCCATGGTTGCTGAACCTGTAAAAGCTGACAGGATGTGGGTGACAGATACTTGTTTGGATATTTGCAGAGAAATAATCATTAGTGACCCGGGGCACATACGCCGTATACGAAGGAGGATGACATGGACGTTAATCTTGACTGATCCACCTCACAGGCGTCTTATTGCTGAGTGACACAAAACCCAGCAGGTGAAACAAAGAGACATTGATCCAGAAATTGACTCCGGCTCGTCGGGTCTCACTCCAATATTAGCGGATGGAACTGAGTCATAGATTTAGTGTCTGGGTATGTGAGTTATTCAGACAGCCAAATCTTCCACCTTGCTgaagtgacaggtacacagtaTGTGCTTATGTATTCAGAAGCAACCAAAAGGTTAAAGGTAgaatttatcatttatatatatatatatatatatatatgtttatataagaATTCCATTTTTAGAGAGTTACATCATTGTGTGGTGCAAAAACCTAATTGTTCGTCCATCACTGCGAGCAAGCAGTATCCAAATGATGGTGAATAATATCCTCCACAAGGATTGGGTAAAATCATTTATGTCTGTCATAAGTGCAAGTGCCATAAGACAGAGGCTGAGCAAGAATCACATGACATTTAATAAATCCTAAAGTTTCTAAGATTGGGATCTCATCAATCGCAAAGTAAATTCCACGTTTAAtatctctcatttcctccaacTCTGTAGGGATTATATTTGCATTACACTTTGAATCTCACCACCTGTTCCCCTCTCAGTCAGGTTATGTTTGACTACAGCGCACAAAGTAAACACAAGTTGTGTAAATTATCCTAAAGCTTAACATTAAGCTCTGTGATATGAAGGAATtcgtttttttaatataataggatgggctctgattggacagtgGCTTTCACACCAATCGTTGTTTCACTTTAAGTTTAATTTGACGTCTTTATTTCTAGTGTGTAATACTATGCTACCTTGCAGACAAATGATTTCATTAGGACAATAAAGCAATAGTCTTTCCTCTGTTATTTTCAGGAGAGCCAGGGACCAAGGAGGCATTTGAGTTCATTATACTAAGAAGCAGAAGACATGGTTTCATCCATCAACAATTCTTAACAATGTGAACAGactaatataataatacaaactcACAGACATAAGGAGCGGGGGAAGTACGAGTTCAGAACTGAGGTTATTGATGGAGAGGAGAACACAAGTTATGCCAGAGAAGAATCCCCCTgaagcacaagcacacacacacgtgctcacacacaaaggaaataGTGATGGGTCACGACCAGGGATGCTATAAACGCTCTCTGTGGGAGCTAAatggaatgaaatgaaaatatctACAAATCAACCTTTCTTGTGGAAATGAAAGacttaatgaatgaaatacattATACACCAAAGAAATTCTAGTGGGAGGGTCAGAAAATTTTTCTGCAAATTAGAAACATAGCTCCAACATGCAGGCACAGAAGCGGCCTGGAGCACTCACAGCTCCTATAGGTGAACCTGTTGAACATCTGTAGGTAGGTTaaggtttttttaaattcttgtgTTCAAGCAACTGATTAGAGAATAAAACCCAACTGAGCAAATAATGAAAATCAACTAAATAGGTCAGGATACAAGTCATGTCCAAACTATGAACCgttctgttctgttttcacTTACCTGCTTCCATAACTCATAGACAATACCCACTGATGAGAAGGAAAGTATTATCAAGCATGGACACCTATGTAACACTGATTACAATGTTAATAGAACAAAATATTCAGATAAGAAAGGAGACTTGAGAACAGCTCCTGATCTGAGTCAGTTTGTCATTTCTCTGTTTACTGCACATCACAGTCACGTCCTGTTGAAAACCACGTAATCAAAAGCGGATACCCAGGATTCATATGGGGGCTGAATATCAAATAAAGCTTCAAGAGACAAGTTGACACTGTCATGCTGCAATATGAGTGACAGATAAATACAGGTGGAGGgcacattcttacattacatcTATAGTATTTTTGAAAgatattgtgtgttgtgtattttgtcAAGCTCCCTATTTTGGGTTGGTTGAGCTTTTATGAACAGACACGAGAGTTTATACTATGTGGTTATTAATCACTGTATCACCCACACAATGATTCCATTCACACCCTACACAAATAGCCTTTTAGAATTATCTTTTTACTTGTATGAAAGTTTCCAAGGCAATCAACagattcattattatatttcaaCACTTTA
This window encodes:
- the gnrhr4 gene encoding gonadotropin releasing hormone receptor 4; its protein translation is MFHQLSDPAVNGSCQGATCNESAEGDALQLPTFSTAAKARVIITFTLCAVSAECNLVVLWAASHGGKRKSHVRILIMNLTVADLLVTFIVMPVDAVWNITVQWQAGDVACRLLMFLKLVAMYSCAFVTVVISLDRQSAILNPLGISEAKRKSKIMLTVAWSMSVILSLPQMFIFHNVTITVPENFTQCTTHGSFVQHWQETLYNMFTFVCLFLLPLVIMIFCYTRILVEISSRMACGNLVSRDVHLRRSHNNIPKARMRTLKMSIVIVTSFIICWTPYYLLGLWYWLFPEKMEETVSHSLTHMLFIFGLFNACLDPITYGLFTIHLRQGMKRCSRSTITQAELENNTCLVHMARLSSHRRIASGGNNTGVEEANNKSRTEGASRPIIPVSKIA